AGTAGATGGAGAAGGTGTAGATGCAGTTACTAATACTTATAAACCTAGAATATATGTAAACAAAAATACAATAATAGCCACAGCCAGTAGTTTAGTTTTAGGAAGTGATATAACAAAAGAAATTCTAGAACTAACAAACATAACAACGCCCCTGGGAAATATAGTTATATTTAAATCATTAAGCGATGGATATATAGAACTTGCAGGTCCATCTATAAATACTCAGATAAAATATATATGTGATAGACTAAAGTATTATGGAGCAGATTTGAGTATAGTGGATGGAGCTTTATCTAGAAAAACATTAGGATCACCATCAATAACAGAATCAACTATATTTTGTAGTGGAGCTGTAATAAATAAAGATATTAATAAGGCTATAGAAAAAATTGTATATGAAGCTAATATTTTAAACCTTGATAAAGTTAATGATAATAAATTTTATGAAGTTTATGAAAATATAAATTCTAAAAAGGTTAGCGTAGTAAATAATGATTATACGTATAAAAGCTTAGATATTAATACAACTTTAAGCTCTTCAAAAGAAATTATAGATAGTATAGATGATAATACTAAATATATAGTTTTTAATGGAATAGTTACTGATGACTTTATAAATACAATGCTAAAAAGTGGGAAAGATTACAAAAATATCACTATATTAGTTGAGGATAGTACAAAGATATTTTTAGAAAAAGACGTATTTGAAAAATTTATAAAGCTTAAAGGTAAAATTAGAGCAATAAACAAAGTAAATCTAATAGGCATAAGTATAAATCCAACTTCAATAGAAGGTTATAGCTTTGATGAAAAATATTTTATAGATACTATACAAAGTAAGACTGATATAAAAGTATTTAATGTAATGAATTTTTAGAAAATAAGCTTTTAGGAACAAGAAGGTGATCATATTAAGTCATTTATAACACACGAAGTAAATACGATTACACCATATGGAGAAATAGAAAAAGGTAATATTAAGATATATAAAAAAGAAAATAAGTTTAAATTGATAAAAGAACTGAGCTATGTTGAAAGTATGATTAGTAGCTTAAATAAAAACAAAGTGGTGTATGATAATATACAATATGAATTTTGCAAAGTCAAAAATATTAAAAATACAATTATAAGATTAGAAAATAAAAATGTATTGGATGAATTAGAGTTATTTGAAATTAAAAACTTTGCTATAAATGTTAATAAAATAATGCAATATTATTTACAGTTGAATATAAATGTAGATTATATAAACTTTAAGAGCTTAGATAAGATTGCAAAGCTATTAGATCCAGATGATTTGAAGCTAACAACTTTTCAAATATATGGTGCTTATAGTAAACGATTATTGCGTATAAGGCAAAATAAGCTTAACGTAGAAAAAGAAATATTTAGCTCAACAGATATAGAAACTATAGAAATATTAAAAAAGAAAAGACTTGAGATAGTTATTCAAGAAGATCAAGAAGTCCTAAAAATAAGGAAAGCTTTAACTGAAGAACTATACAATTATTTAATAGATATAAAAGGAAATATAAAAAATATAGGGAAATTAGATCTACTTATTGCAAAAGCTGATTTAGCAATAAAGTACAATGCTATAAAGCCAAATATAAATGAAGAAAATAAAATTTATTTTAAAGATCTAGTAAATCCAAATCTTCAAAAACTTTTAGATTCACAAGGAAAGCAATACATACCAATAAGTATAGAAATTGACAAGAAAATAACTATAATAAGTGGAGCTAATATGGGTGGAAAAAGTGTAAGTATGAAAACCATAGCGCTTAATTTATACTTATTCCAATGTGGATTTTTTGTATTTGCTAAGGAAGCTGATTTATGCATATTAGACTTTATATATTTAGTAAGTGACGATATGCAAGATATAAACAAAGGTTTAAGTACCTTTGGAGCAGAGATAATAAAATTAAAAGAAATAACAAAGCTTATTAAAATAAGAGATGGGTTCATAGCATTAGATGAATTTGCGAGAGGAACTAATCCAGTAGAAGGTAGATTACTTTTAAAATCAATATGTGAATACTTTAAAAAGTATAATTCCATAAGCTTAATATCTACTCACTTGGATGATATAGATATTAGTGATGTTGACTATTACCAGGTAATAGGATTAAAAAATGTAAACTTTGAAGGATTAAAACGTCAAATAGATTTAAAGATAGGTAGAGATAAAAGTTCAAATGGAGTAAAAATACTTCAAGAGTATATGGACTATAGAATGGAAAAAGTAAGCAAAGAAACTAAAGTTCCAAAAGATGCTATAAATATATGTAAATTATTGGGTCTTGATAATGAAATAATTAATATAGCAAATAAATTAAGTAAATAGGAAGCCAAGGGGGATAATATGAGTAAGTTAAATTTAGATTTCAGTATAGTTGAGAAAGCTCGTAAATCAGCACAAAACATAGCATTAGATACACAAGAATTTATAAACAAGCACACTACAGTAACTGTTGAAAGAAGTATACTAAGATTACTTGGAATAGACGGTGTAGATGAATTTGGTGTACCGCTTCCAAATATAGTTGTAGATAGTATAAAAAATTCTAATAATGGATCTTTAGGAATGGGTGTTGCTTATTACATAGGTAATGCTATGATAAACACAGGGCTTAATCCACAAGAAATAGCAGAAAAAGTATCTAAAGGGGAATTAGACTTAACTTCACTTAAGGAAAATGATGTATTTGAAGTTAAGCTTAAAATAAATGAAATAGCTAAAAAAAGTGTAAATCAAATAAAAGAAAATAGAAATAAGAGAGAAGCGTTTTTAAATGAGTATGGAGATAAAACTGGTCCATATTTATATCTAATAGTTGCAACAGGTAATATATACGAAGACATTACTCAAGCAGTAGCTGCTGCTAAGCAAGGAGCAGATATAATAGCAGTTATCAGAACAACAGGACAAAGTTTACTTGACTTTGTACCATATGGTGCTACTACTGAAGGATTTGGAGGAACTTTTGCAACAGGTGAAAACTTTAGATTAATGAGAGAAGCGCTAGACAATGTTGGAAAAGAATTAGGAAGGTATATAAGACTTTGTAACTACTGTTCAGGATTATGTATGCCAGAAATAGCAGCATTAGGAGCTCAAAATAGATTAGATGTTATGCTTAATGATGCATTATATGGAATATTATTTAGAGATATAAATATGAAGAGAACTATGATAGATCAATACTTCTCAAGAATAATAAATGGATATGCTGGAGTTATAATCAATACTGGAGAGGATAACTACTTAACAACAGCAGATGCAGTAGAAGAAGCACATACTGTACTTGCATCACAATTTATAAATGAGCAGTTTGCTTTAATAGCAGGACTTCCAGAGGAGCAAATGGGTCTAGGCCATGCATTTGAAATAAGTCCAGATGTTGAAAATGGATTCTTATATGAATTAGCTCAAGCTCAAATGGCTAGAGAAATATTCCCTAAAGCTCCACTTAAATATATGCCGCCTACTAAATTTATGACTGGAGATATATTTAAAGGTCAAGTTCAAGATGCCTTATTTAATATGGTAACAATAATGACAGGTCAAAAGCTTCATTTATTAGGAATGCTTACAGAGGCTATACATACACCATTTATATCAGATAGAGCTCTATCTATAGACAATGCTCAATATATATTTAATACTATGAAAGACTTAGGTAGTGAAATAGAGTTTAAGAAAGATGGTATTATGTGCACTAGAGTTAATGAAGTTTTACATAATGCATATGATTTAATAGCTGAAATAGAAAAAGAAGGATTATTTAAAACATTAGAACAAGGAAAGTTTGCTGGAATAAAGAGACCAGTTGATGGTGGAAAAGGACTAGATGGAGTTGTTATAAAAGAAAATGTATACTTCAATCCATTCGTAGAGTTAATGTTAGAAAAAGATTTAGTGTTAGGGGGTAGCTGTTAATGAGCGGATTATATTCAATGGAAAATAAGGAATACGATAAGAACCTTGATTTAAAAAATGTAAAACCATATGGAGATACTTTAAATGATGCTAAGGTGCAAGTGAGTTTTACATTGCCTGTAAAGGATGATGAAAAAGGTATAGAAGCTGCAAAACTTACAGCTAAAAATATGGGGCTTTCTGAGATAAATGTTGCTCATCATAAAGCACTAGATAGTGAATTTACATTCTATGTAGCATATGGAAGTTTAGAAAAAGGTGTAAACTATGAAGATATACATGTAGAAGTAGCACAAGAAAATACAATGGATAAATATGAAATAGAAAATTATATAAAAGAAAATATAAAAAGAGATGTAGTAGTAGTTGGAGCTAGTACTGGTACAGATGCACATACTGTTGGTATAGATGCAATAATGAACATGAAGGGTTATGCAGGAAACTATGGATTAGAAAGATATGAAGGAATAGAAGCATACAACTTAGGCAGCCAAGTTCCAAATGAAGAATTTATAAAAAAAGCAGTAGAGCTTAAAGCAGATGTACTATTAGTTTCTCAGACTGTAACTCAAAAGAATATCCATATAGAAAACTTAACTAACTTAGTAGAATTATTAGAAGCAGAAGGTCTTCGTGATAAAGTTGTACTTCTTTGTGGAGGACCTAGAATAAATCATGAACTTGCAAAAGAACTAGGATATGATGCAGGATTTGGACCAGGTAAGTTTGCACAAGATGTTGGAAGTTTCTTTGTAGAAGAATTAGTTAATAGAGATTTAATATAATAAATTTAAACTAGTATATTAGCAATTACCAAAACTATAATATTTACTAACAATATGTTAAATTATTCTTTAAATATCAATAAAATGGTATCTTAAAGTTATAATTAAAAGACTTATGTACTATGTAGAATACATTAGTACATAAGTCTATAAAATAATTGATAGTATAAGGAATAGTGTAAATAAAAAAACTATCAAAATTATACAAAAATATCAAGGAGGCTCACCTTATGGGGTTTTGGGTTGGACTATTTAAGTTTTCACCAGTATTTGTACTGGCAGGTTTAATGATGTTTAAAGTAGACTGCTTAATAGCAGCACCAATAGCTACAATATATGCATTTATTGTAGCATCAATAACAGATAAGTTTAAGTTTAATGATTTAGTTGATTGTGCAGTTGATAATGTAAAAGAGTTAAATTTAGTTTTCTTCATACTAATGCTTGCATATGCAATGGCTGAAGCATTTATGTCTACAGGAGTAGGCGCTTCTTTAGTAAATATAGCGCTTTCTTTAGGTGTAACAGGAAGAACTGTTGCAGTTGTTTCATTTTTAGTTACTGCTGTACTTTCAGTAGCTACTGGAACATCATGGGGGACTTTTGCAGCATGTGCTCCAATATTTTTATGGCTAAACCATATGGTTGGTGGGAATATATTATTAACAACTGCATCAATTGCTGGAGGTGCTTGTTTTGGAGATAATATTGGACTTATTTCAGATACAACAGTTGTAAGTTCTGGGATACAGGATGTTGAGGTAATAGATAGAATTAAATCTCAAGGACCTTGGTCTCTAATCTGTTTAGCAATAACAGTTGTTGCTATATTTGTACTAAGTGTAACTATGGGATTGCCTACTGAAGCTACAAATGCTTCAGCTGCTATAAATCAGATACCACCTCAAGTAATGATTGATTTAGAAGCTGCAAGACCATCGGCAGTAGAATTATTAAATCAAGTAAAAGAAGGGGTACCGTATTATATGGCGATACCACTTATACTAGTATTAGTGGTAGCAATTAAGGGATTACCTACATTAGTTTGTCTGTCTGTTGGTATAGCATCATCATTCTTGCTTGGTAGTTTTGCAGGAACTGTAGGGTCTTTAAATGAATTTTTAAAATTAATGATGGGAGGATTTAAAGAAGCAGGTTCTTGGGTCATAGTTATGATGATGTGGGTAGGAGCATTTGGTGGAATAATGTCTAAAATGAAAGCTTTCGAACCATTATCAAATTTAGTTATGTATCTTGCTAGAAGTGTAAAACAATTAATGGCTATGAATGGTTTATTATGCTTAGCAGGAAATGCTGCACTTGCTGATGAAATGGCTCAAATTGTTACAGTAGGGCCTATAATTAAAGAGTTAGTTGAAAAGAATGTAGATGGTAGTGAAGAAGATTTATACCAATTACGATTAAGAAATGCAACATTTTCAAGTTCTCTAGGAGTATTTGGTTCTCAATTAATACCATGGCATGTTTATATAGGATTCTATGTAGGTATATTAAGTGCAGTATATCCACTTCATCAATTCGTAGCAACTGATATTATAAAGTATAATATTATGGCATTTGTTACAGTTGGATCAATACTTCTATTAACATTAACAGGGCTTGATAGATTTATACCAAAGTTTGGATTACCAAGTGAACCACAAGTTAAGCTAAAGAAAAAAGAAAAACATCAAGAAAGAAATAATGCAGTGTAGTCAATATTATAATTATAGAAAATAGCTAATATACCTAATTAGTTTAATAATTTATTATAAAATTAAATTCAACTATTATTTAATATTTCTATATAATATATAATATAGGTATATTAAATAGTTATAAAAAATTAGATTAAATAATCTGAAAATTTTAAATGCTAAGTCAATTAAATTAATGAATAGCAAATAAAAAAGCCGTGGAGTATTCCAAGGCTTTTTTATTTTTAGCAGAGCTTGTTCTAAGGATGTAATTAAATGAAACCACTTTGTAATTGGAATATAAGAGTATATCATGTTAGAATATAATCAAATTTAATAATTACATATAATGTAAATTTTATATAATTATAATAAAAATAGGATTTAATAGGGGGAAAATATGTTAGACCAAATAAATATACAAATAAATAATGCAAAAAATGAAGTAGCGAAAAAGTACGTATTAGAAAATAAATTAAATGGCTTAAAATTAGAACTTAAAACAGCTGAAGAAGAGCTAACTAATTTAGAAAACAATCTTAGGAAAGAAAAAAAGGACGTAGATAATTTAAAAAAACTATCTTTATCAAATTTAATATATACAGTAGCAGGAAACAAAGCAGATAAGATGGAAAAAGAAGAAAAGGAATATGTAATGGCAAAGCTTCAATATGATAAGTGTCAATCTAATGTAAATTTAATAAAATCTAATATTAGTAATATAACAAGTAGATTAAACGATTTATCAAAGTATGAGGCTATATATGCTAATTTATTAAAGAAAAAAATTGAGTTAATAAATGTTTATGGCGATGAGAGTACAAAAAATAAAATTATATATATTGAAAAAAATATTGATATGTATATAAAAGAGATGAAAGAAGTTGATGAATCTATTTATGTTGGAAATGAATTATTAGATGAAGTGAGAGTTGCCAAAAAGTT
Above is a genomic segment from Romboutsia lituseburensis containing:
- a CDS encoding MutS-related protein, encoding MIKELSYVESMISSLNKNKVVYDNIQYEFCKVKNIKNTIIRLENKNVLDELELFEIKNFAINVNKIMQYYLQLNINVDYINFKSLDKIAKLLDPDDLKLTTFQIYGAYSKRLLRIRQNKLNVEKEIFSSTDIETIEILKKKRLEIVIQEDQEVLKIRKALTEELYNYLIDIKGNIKNIGKLDLLIAKADLAIKYNAIKPNINEENKIYFKDLVNPNLQKLLDSQGKQYIPISIEIDKKITIISGANMGGKSVSMKTIALNLYLFQCGFFVFAKEADLCILDFIYLVSDDMQDINKGLSTFGAEIIKLKEITKLIKIRDGFIALDEFARGTNPVEGRLLLKSICEYFKKYNSISLISTHLDDIDISDVDYYQVIGLKNVNFEGLKRQIDLKIGRDKSSNGVKILQEYMDYRMEKVSKETKVPKDAINICKLLGLDNEIINIANKLSK
- a CDS encoding lysine 5,6-aminomutase subunit alpha, which gives rise to MSKLNLDFSIVEKARKSAQNIALDTQEFINKHTTVTVERSILRLLGIDGVDEFGVPLPNIVVDSIKNSNNGSLGMGVAYYIGNAMINTGLNPQEIAEKVSKGELDLTSLKENDVFEVKLKINEIAKKSVNQIKENRNKREAFLNEYGDKTGPYLYLIVATGNIYEDITQAVAAAKQGADIIAVIRTTGQSLLDFVPYGATTEGFGGTFATGENFRLMREALDNVGKELGRYIRLCNYCSGLCMPEIAALGAQNRLDVMLNDALYGILFRDINMKRTMIDQYFSRIINGYAGVIINTGEDNYLTTADAVEEAHTVLASQFINEQFALIAGLPEEQMGLGHAFEISPDVENGFLYELAQAQMAREIFPKAPLKYMPPTKFMTGDIFKGQVQDALFNMVTIMTGQKLHLLGMLTEAIHTPFISDRALSIDNAQYIFNTMKDLGSEIEFKKDGIMCTRVNEVLHNAYDLIAEIEKEGLFKTLEQGKFAGIKRPVDGGKGLDGVVIKENVYFNPFVELMLEKDLVLGGSC
- a CDS encoding OAM dimerization domain-containing protein; its protein translation is MSGLYSMENKEYDKNLDLKNVKPYGDTLNDAKVQVSFTLPVKDDEKGIEAAKLTAKNMGLSEINVAHHKALDSEFTFYVAYGSLEKGVNYEDIHVEVAQENTMDKYEIENYIKENIKRDVVVVGASTGTDAHTVGIDAIMNMKGYAGNYGLERYEGIEAYNLGSQVPNEEFIKKAVELKADVLLVSQTVTQKNIHIENLTNLVELLEAEGLRDKVVLLCGGPRINHELAKELGYDAGFGPGKFAQDVGSFFVEELVNRDLI
- a CDS encoding Na+/H+ antiporter NhaC family protein, which encodes MGFWVGLFKFSPVFVLAGLMMFKVDCLIAAPIATIYAFIVASITDKFKFNDLVDCAVDNVKELNLVFFILMLAYAMAEAFMSTGVGASLVNIALSLGVTGRTVAVVSFLVTAVLSVATGTSWGTFAACAPIFLWLNHMVGGNILLTTASIAGGACFGDNIGLISDTTVVSSGIQDVEVIDRIKSQGPWSLICLAITVVAIFVLSVTMGLPTEATNASAAINQIPPQVMIDLEAARPSAVELLNQVKEGVPYYMAIPLILVLVVAIKGLPTLVCLSVGIASSFLLGSFAGTVGSLNEFLKLMMGGFKEAGSWVIVMMMWVGAFGGIMSKMKAFEPLSNLVMYLARSVKQLMAMNGLLCLAGNAALADEMAQIVTVGPIIKELVEKNVDGSEEDLYQLRLRNATFSSSLGVFGSQLIPWHVYIGFYVGILSAVYPLHQFVATDIIKYNIMAFVTVGSILLLTLTGLDRFIPKFGLPSEPQVKLKKKEKHQERNNAV